In Actinoplanes sp. NBC_00393, a single genomic region encodes these proteins:
- a CDS encoding diacylglycerol/lipid kinase family protein: MRALLVVNPRATTTSERSRDVLVRALRSAVDLTVKYTERRGHATKLARDAAESGVDVVVTLGGDGTVNEAVNGLLTASTALAELAGPSAYRLPALAVVPGGSTNVFARALGMPRDWVDGTSVILDGIRDGRHRVINLGRADDRYFTFTAGLGWDAATIRRVEQARLRGRTSTPGLYVRSMAGQFLTGLDRKNPPLTLERPGEQDESGLGTVMVQNTAPWTYVRERAIHLNPDASFDLGLDVTALRRLNIPGTARTVTQLAWRAGDPHGKQVLRLHDIAEFTVVASRPQAFQLDGDYLGERQKVHFVSVPSALRVIC, from the coding sequence ATGCGAGCGTTGCTGGTGGTCAACCCCCGGGCGACGACGACCAGTGAGCGCAGCCGCGACGTTCTGGTCCGGGCGTTGCGCAGCGCGGTGGACCTGACGGTGAAGTACACGGAACGGCGCGGACACGCCACGAAGCTGGCTCGCGACGCTGCCGAGAGTGGTGTCGACGTGGTCGTCACGCTGGGCGGCGACGGCACTGTCAACGAGGCCGTCAACGGACTGCTCACCGCGTCGACCGCGCTCGCCGAGCTTGCCGGGCCTTCGGCGTACCGGCTGCCGGCCCTCGCCGTGGTGCCCGGAGGCTCCACCAACGTCTTCGCCCGCGCGCTCGGCATGCCGCGCGACTGGGTCGACGGGACCAGCGTCATCCTGGACGGCATCCGTGACGGACGGCACCGAGTGATCAATCTCGGCCGGGCGGACGATCGCTACTTCACCTTCACGGCCGGGCTGGGCTGGGACGCCGCGACGATCCGGCGGGTGGAACAGGCGCGGCTGCGGGGGCGTACCTCGACTCCCGGCCTCTATGTGCGCTCGATGGCCGGCCAGTTCCTCACCGGGCTCGACCGGAAGAACCCGCCGCTGACCCTGGAACGCCCGGGCGAGCAGGACGAATCCGGTCTGGGCACAGTGATGGTGCAGAACACCGCGCCGTGGACGTATGTCCGCGAGCGGGCGATCCACCTCAATCCTGACGCCTCGTTCGATCTCGGGCTCGATGTGACGGCCCTGCGCCGTCTGAACATCCCGGGTACAGCACGGACCGTGACACAACTCGCGTGGCGCGCCGGTGATCCACACGGTAAACAAGTATTACGGCTGCATGACATCGCCGAGTTCACCGTGGTGGCGTCCCGACCCCAGGCATTCCAGCTGGACGGCGACTACCTAGGGGAGCGCCAGAAGGTGCACTTCGTGTCCGTCCCGTCGGCGCTGCGTGTGATCTGCTGA
- the sodN gene encoding superoxide dismutase, Ni, with translation MRLPRFLTPRTEVSAHCDLPCGVYDPAQARIEAESIKAIAEKYQGNTDPEFRTRAILIKEQRSELVKHHLWVLWTDYFKAPHFEKYPNLHQLFNEATKLAGAAGAKGSVDPAVADQLLGKIEEISKIFWETKQA, from the coding sequence ATGCGACTTCCGCGTTTCCTCACGCCGCGCACCGAGGTCAGCGCGCACTGTGACCTGCCCTGCGGGGTCTACGACCCGGCTCAGGCCCGGATCGAGGCCGAGTCGATCAAGGCCATCGCCGAGAAGTACCAGGGGAACACCGACCCCGAGTTCCGCACCCGCGCCATCCTGATCAAGGAGCAGCGCTCCGAGCTGGTCAAGCACCACCTCTGGGTGCTGTGGACGGACTACTTCAAGGCCCCGCACTTCGAGAAGTACCCGAACCTGCACCAGCTCTTCAACGAGGCCACCAAGCTCGCCGGCGCCGCCGGCGCCAAGGGCTCCGTGGACCCGGCGGTCGCCGACCAGCTGCTCGGCAAGATCGAGGAGATCTCCAAGATCTTCTGGGAGACCAAGCAGGCCTGA
- the pta gene encoding phosphate acetyltransferase, whose translation MKVVARSVYVAGLGPGVGKGTVALGIVELLSRQVAQVGVFRPLVIGNGRDPLLTLLRERYPGETAYEESYGATIAEATALIADDRREELIGRIVERYRAVERQSSAVVVIGSDFVDKPAEGREELPRELAFNARLATEFGTVVVPVVSGEGRSAESLTAVARSAYHSFDDLGATVVAVIANRVPAAASGGAPDGLPVPFWAVPEMPVIAAPTVGEVAGALDATVFSGTSSALDRDVLDYVVGAAQVPTVLKHLTEGALLITPGDRADLLVAASAAHAAGTVTLAGLMLTLGEPPDEQAVRVIERLNTGLAILIAKSDSYHTISAAGRIEAQLSTPRKVDAALGVFEESVDTAELTGLLNVARSSRVTPLMFENDLIEKARADRRHLVLPEGTEERILRATETLLRRGVADLTLLGDPEEINRRAREIGVEIGGARLVDPATSQWREDFAARYAELRKHRGVTLDLAYDVVRDVNYFGTLMVASGLADGMVSGATHTTAATIRPAFEIIKTVPGLTVASSVFFMLLADRVLVYGDCAVNPDPDAAQLADIALSSAETAAAFGIEPRVAMLSYSTGSSGSGADVDKVAAATALVRERRPDLPVEGPIQYDAAIDPAVAAAKLPGSAVAGKATVFVFPDLNTGNNTYKAVQRSANAVAVGPVMQGLRRPVNDLSRGATVKDIVNTVAITAIQAGAK comes from the coding sequence TTGAAGGTCGTGGCACGCAGTGTGTACGTCGCGGGTTTGGGTCCGGGTGTCGGCAAGGGGACCGTGGCTCTCGGCATCGTCGAGTTGCTGTCCCGGCAGGTCGCGCAGGTGGGTGTGTTCCGCCCGCTGGTCATCGGCAACGGCCGGGACCCCCTGCTGACCCTGTTGCGCGAGCGCTATCCCGGCGAGACGGCCTACGAGGAGTCCTACGGCGCCACCATCGCCGAGGCGACGGCCCTGATCGCCGACGACCGCCGTGAGGAGCTGATCGGCCGGATCGTCGAGCGCTACCGCGCGGTCGAGCGGCAGAGCTCCGCGGTCGTGGTGATCGGCAGCGACTTCGTCGACAAGCCCGCCGAGGGCCGCGAGGAGCTGCCCCGTGAGCTGGCCTTCAACGCGCGGCTGGCGACCGAGTTCGGCACCGTCGTCGTGCCGGTGGTCAGTGGCGAGGGCCGCAGTGCCGAGTCGCTGACGGCGGTCGCGCGTAGTGCGTACCACTCATTTGATGATCTCGGCGCAACCGTCGTCGCAGTGATCGCCAACCGCGTGCCGGCCGCCGCCTCGGGCGGCGCGCCGGACGGACTGCCGGTGCCCTTCTGGGCCGTGCCGGAGATGCCGGTGATCGCCGCGCCCACGGTGGGCGAGGTGGCCGGCGCGCTCGATGCCACAGTCTTCTCCGGTACGTCGAGCGCCCTCGACCGCGACGTGCTCGACTACGTCGTCGGCGCGGCCCAGGTCCCCACCGTCCTGAAGCACCTGACCGAGGGCGCGCTGCTGATCACCCCCGGCGACCGGGCCGACCTGCTCGTCGCGGCGAGCGCCGCGCATGCCGCCGGCACGGTCACCCTGGCCGGGCTGATGCTGACTCTCGGCGAGCCGCCGGACGAGCAGGCGGTCCGCGTCATCGAGCGCCTCAACACCGGCCTGGCCATCCTGATCGCCAAGTCGGACAGCTACCACACCATCTCCGCGGCCGGCCGGATCGAGGCGCAGCTGAGCACCCCGCGCAAGGTCGACGCGGCGCTCGGCGTCTTCGAGGAGAGTGTGGACACCGCCGAGCTGACCGGTTTGCTGAACGTGGCGAGGTCCAGCCGGGTCACCCCGCTGATGTTCGAGAACGATCTGATCGAGAAGGCCCGCGCCGACCGCCGTCACCTGGTCCTGCCGGAGGGCACCGAGGAGCGGATCCTGCGGGCCACCGAGACGCTGCTGCGCCGCGGGGTGGCCGACCTGACGCTGCTCGGCGACCCCGAGGAGATCAACCGGCGGGCCCGGGAGATCGGCGTGGAGATCGGCGGGGCGCGGCTGGTCGACCCGGCCACCAGCCAGTGGCGGGAGGATTTCGCCGCCCGCTACGCCGAGCTGCGCAAACACCGCGGCGTGACGCTGGACTTGGCGTACGACGTGGTCCGCGACGTGAACTACTTCGGCACCCTGATGGTCGCCTCCGGTCTGGCCGACGGCATGGTCTCCGGCGCCACCCACACCACCGCGGCCACCATCCGCCCGGCCTTCGAGATCATCAAGACCGTGCCGGGGCTGACGGTCGCCTCCAGCGTGTTCTTCATGCTGCTCGCCGACCGGGTGCTGGTCTACGGCGACTGCGCGGTCAACCCGGATCCGGACGCCGCCCAACTGGCCGACATCGCGCTCTCCTCAGCCGAGACCGCCGCCGCGTTCGGCATCGAGCCGCGGGTGGCGATGCTGTCGTACTCGACGGGCAGCTCCGGCTCGGGCGCCGACGTGGACAAGGTCGCGGCGGCCACCGCACTGGTCCGGGAGCGGCGGCCCGACCTGCCGGTCGAGGGCCCGATCCAGTACGACGCGGCGATCGACCCGGCCGTCGCCGCCGCCAAACTGCCCGGCAGCGCGGTCGCGGGCAAAGCCACCGTCTTCGTGTTCCCCGATCTCAACACGGGCAACAACACATACAAGGCGGTGCAGCGGTCGGCGAACGCGGTGGCGGTCGGCCCGGTGATGCAGGGCCTGCGGCGGCCGGTCAACGACCTGTCCCGCGGCGCGACGGTCAAGGACATCGTCAACACCGTCGCCATCACGGCGATCCAGGCGGGAGCGAAATGA
- a CDS encoding zinc-binding dehydrogenase, whose amino-acid sequence MRAAYASSLQPDAPLSGLTVGDLPFSAPEGWVPVQVRASSLNHHDIWSLRGVGLPADRLPMILGCDAAGVDPDGNEVVLHPVVEDKADPRGYSLLSERHPGTLAEQVAVPRENLIPKPAGVSFVEAACLPTAWLTAYHMLVSRGRVADASAILVQGAGGGVATAAVALGVALGKRVYATSREQWKRDKITALGATAVEPGARLPERVDVVVESVGSPTFDHSMKCSAPGARIVVCGATAGHKAEIDLRRVFAMQLEILGSSMGTAAELAELLELCASGKVKPVIDSTHAFSAIDEAFARLASGEVFGKVAITH is encoded by the coding sequence ATGCGCGCCGCCTACGCCTCCTCACTCCAGCCCGACGCGCCGCTGAGCGGCCTCACCGTCGGTGACCTGCCCTTCTCCGCCCCCGAGGGCTGGGTGCCGGTCCAGGTCCGGGCCAGCTCCCTCAACCACCACGACATCTGGTCACTGCGTGGCGTCGGCCTGCCCGCCGACCGGCTGCCGATGATCCTCGGTTGCGACGCCGCGGGCGTCGACCCGGACGGCAACGAGGTCGTGCTCCATCCGGTCGTCGAGGACAAGGCCGACCCGCGCGGCTACTCACTGCTCTCCGAGCGGCACCCCGGCACCCTCGCCGAGCAGGTGGCCGTACCCAGGGAGAACCTGATCCCCAAACCCGCCGGCGTGTCCTTCGTGGAGGCGGCCTGCCTGCCCACCGCGTGGCTCACCGCCTACCACATGCTGGTCAGCCGGGGCCGCGTCGCCGACGCCTCCGCGATCCTCGTCCAGGGCGCCGGCGGCGGCGTCGCCACCGCGGCCGTCGCCCTCGGGGTCGCGCTCGGCAAGCGCGTCTACGCCACCAGCCGCGAACAGTGGAAGCGCGACAAGATCACCGCCCTCGGCGCCACCGCCGTCGAACCCGGCGCCCGCCTCCCCGAGCGCGTCGACGTGGTCGTCGAATCGGTCGGCTCACCCACTTTCGACCACTCGATGAAGTGCTCCGCACCCGGCGCCCGCATCGTCGTGTGCGGTGCCACCGCAGGTCACAAGGCCGAGATCGACCTGCGGCGGGTGTTCGCCATGCAGCTGGAGATCCTCGGCAGCAGCATGGGCACCGCGGCGGAACTCGCCGAGCTCCTCGAACTCTGCGCCTCCGGCAAGGTCAAGCCGGTCATCGACTCCACGCACGCGTTCAGCGCGATCGACGAGGCCTTCGCCCGCCTCGCCTCCGGCGAAGTCTTCGGCAAGGTGGCCATCACCCACTAG
- a CDS encoding WhiB family transcriptional regulator yields MDWRHDAICRDEDPELFFPIGTSGPALLQVEQAKAVCRRCPVTEECLSWALESGQDAGVWGGMSEDERRAVKRRGGLRIGAPTA; encoded by the coding sequence ATGGACTGGCGTCACGATGCGATCTGCCGCGACGAGGACCCCGAGCTGTTCTTCCCGATTGGGACGTCCGGCCCGGCGCTCCTGCAGGTCGAGCAGGCCAAGGCCGTGTGCCGGCGGTGCCCGGTGACCGAGGAATGCCTCTCGTGGGCACTCGAGTCCGGTCAGGACGCCGGCGTATGGGGCGGGATGAGCGAAGACGAGCGGCGCGCAGTCAAGCGTCGTGGCGGTCTCCGGATCGGCGCCCCCACCGCTTGA
- a CDS encoding DUF6104 family protein yields the protein MYFTDRGIEELVERRGAETVTLEWLGEQLRTFVDLNPEFETPIERLATWLARDDDEDEE from the coding sequence ATGTACTTCACCGATCGTGGCATCGAGGAACTGGTCGAACGGCGCGGCGCGGAGACCGTGACCCTGGAGTGGCTCGGCGAACAGCTGCGCACCTTCGTCGACCTCAACCCCGAGTTCGAGACGCCGATCGAGCGTCTCGCCACGTGGCTCGCCCGCGACGACGACGAGGACGAGGAGTAG
- a CDS encoding alpha/beta hydrolase family protein translates to MLRRAVAALTIVAVAALSACTPDSEDPNATTSAPAAASPSAAGAPEQSLEVRTQEIELNRDGSRPLPTKVWLPTGGGPYPLIYFSHGLTSQPDDYIDLLNSWAQAGFVVAAPRYPHTWNQATDYRADDVVNQPADAQFVITEVLKALPGQIDPNRIAAAGHSAGGITTIGLFSSSRDERLKAGLIISGRQMPQPAPFSGTPVPLLFVQGKLDTTVTYEQAYGAYNQVTWPKAFLELPQGTHLPHRDQPAVVATTTTDFWRWSLYGDSAAKARLPQDASSTGAAGLVGTL, encoded by the coding sequence GTGTTACGTCGTGCCGTTGCCGCCCTGACCATCGTCGCTGTCGCAGCGCTGAGCGCCTGCACCCCCGATTCGGAGGACCCCAACGCCACCACATCCGCCCCGGCTGCCGCTTCACCGTCCGCCGCCGGCGCGCCGGAGCAGAGCCTCGAGGTGCGGACCCAGGAGATCGAACTCAACCGGGACGGCAGCCGCCCGCTGCCCACGAAGGTCTGGCTGCCCACCGGCGGCGGACCCTACCCCCTGATCTACTTCAGCCACGGCCTCACCTCGCAGCCTGACGACTACATCGACCTGCTGAACTCGTGGGCCCAGGCCGGCTTCGTGGTCGCCGCCCCGCGATACCCGCACACGTGGAACCAGGCCACCGACTACCGGGCCGACGACGTGGTGAACCAGCCCGCTGACGCCCAGTTCGTCATCACCGAAGTGCTGAAGGCGCTGCCCGGCCAGATCGACCCCAACCGGATCGCCGCCGCCGGACACTCCGCGGGCGGCATCACCACGATCGGCCTCTTCAGCAGCAGCCGCGACGAACGACTCAAGGCCGGCCTGATCATTTCCGGCCGCCAGATGCCCCAGCCGGCGCCGTTCTCCGGCACGCCGGTCCCGCTGCTGTTCGTTCAGGGCAAGCTCGACACGACGGTCACCTATGAGCAGGCGTACGGCGCCTACAACCAGGTGACCTGGCCGAAGGCCTTCCTGGAACTCCCGCAGGGCACCCACCTGCCGCACCGCGACCAGCCCGCCGTCGTCGCGACGACCACCACCGACTTCTGGCGCTGGTCCCTCTACGGCGACTCGGCCGCCAAGGCGCGCCTCCCCCAGGACGCCTCCTCCACCGGCGCGGCCGGGTTGGTGGGCACGCTTTAA
- a CDS encoding acetate/propionate family kinase, which yields MTRVLVLNSGSSSLRYRLFDGSEVLAKGLIQRIGEGGGDAADHGEALQRLMDTVDLSGLAAVGHRVVHGGDRFTSSTVINDEVVATIEELIPLAPLHNPAALTGIKVARKLLPDVPQVAVFDTAFHATIPPEGVLWAIERDLAKRWGLRRYGFHGTSHAYVSRETARLLGKPVAETNVITLHLGNGASATAVQGGQSVATSMGMSPLPGLVMGTRSGDVDPSVVFHLHRVAGLSLDEIEDALTRRSGLLGLAGDNDMRAVQERRAAGDPEAALTLDIYYRRLREYVGAYLAVLGRVDAITFTAGIGENSPNVRIGALAGLEALGIAIDPERNAGNELIISPDGSPITVCVVPTEEELEIADEARRAIGSES from the coding sequence ATGACTCGGGTGCTCGTCCTCAACAGCGGTTCGTCGTCGCTGCGCTACCGGCTCTTCGACGGCTCCGAGGTGCTGGCCAAGGGCCTGATCCAGCGGATCGGCGAGGGCGGCGGCGACGCGGCCGACCACGGCGAGGCGCTCCAGCGGCTGATGGACACGGTCGATCTGAGCGGGCTGGCCGCGGTCGGGCACCGGGTGGTGCACGGCGGGGACCGGTTCACCAGCTCCACCGTGATCAACGACGAGGTGGTCGCCACCATCGAGGAGCTGATTCCGCTCGCCCCGCTGCACAACCCGGCCGCGCTGACCGGGATCAAAGTCGCCCGCAAGCTGCTGCCGGACGTGCCGCAGGTGGCCGTCTTCGACACGGCTTTCCACGCGACCATCCCGCCGGAGGGGGTGCTCTGGGCGATCGAGCGGGACCTGGCGAAACGGTGGGGGCTGCGGCGCTACGGGTTCCACGGGACATCTCATGCGTACGTGTCTCGCGAGACCGCCCGTCTGCTCGGCAAACCGGTCGCCGAGACCAACGTGATCACCCTGCACCTGGGCAACGGCGCCAGCGCGACCGCCGTCCAGGGCGGCCAGAGCGTGGCCACCTCGATGGGCATGTCGCCGCTTCCCGGCCTGGTGATGGGCACCCGATCGGGTGACGTCGACCCGAGCGTGGTCTTCCACCTGCACCGGGTCGCGGGACTGTCGCTCGACGAGATCGAGGACGCGCTGACCCGCCGGTCCGGTCTGCTCGGCCTGGCCGGCGACAACGACATGCGGGCGGTTCAGGAACGCCGCGCCGCCGGGGATCCGGAGGCGGCGCTCACCCTGGACATCTATTACCGGCGGCTACGCGAGTACGTCGGCGCCTACCTGGCCGTGCTCGGCCGGGTGGACGCGATCACGTTCACCGCCGGGATCGGGGAGAACTCGCCGAACGTACGCATCGGCGCCCTCGCCGGCCTCGAAGCGCTGGGCATCGCGATCGACCCGGAGCGCAACGCCGGCAACGAGCTGATCATCTCGCCGGACGGTTCCCCGATCACGGTCTGCGTGGTGCCGACCGAGGAGGAACTGGAGATCGCCGACGAGGCGCGCCGGGCGATCGGATCAGAGAGCTAG
- a CDS encoding FadR/GntR family transcriptional regulator — MTGSTVRPPAYQQLADDLRADITSGRLQPGERLPPEPELCVKIGVSRSTVREALRLLASQHLIVTTRGVTGGSFVAHPDAAKLADGLSTGFALLAHSAHVGLADLLELRRALEVPAAGLAAVRRTDAHLTELRGTLFDPAIDDIDTMLAAHAAFHRAVAKSTGNPLFELVGSPLYQASYGEEVIGGLPEGYWNRIDADHRTLLECLAAQDAEGATRVAAQHLDFIAETVR; from the coding sequence GTGACCGGCTCTACGGTGCGCCCGCCTGCCTATCAGCAGCTAGCGGACGATTTGCGGGCGGATATCACTTCGGGGCGGCTCCAGCCAGGTGAGCGGCTGCCACCGGAGCCCGAACTGTGCGTGAAGATCGGCGTCAGCCGCAGCACAGTACGGGAGGCGCTGCGATTATTGGCCAGCCAGCATCTGATCGTGACGACCCGCGGGGTGACCGGCGGAAGTTTCGTGGCGCATCCGGATGCGGCGAAACTGGCTGACGGCCTCTCCACCGGGTTCGCGCTGCTGGCCCATTCCGCCCATGTCGGGCTTGCCGACCTGCTGGAGCTGCGGCGGGCGCTGGAGGTGCCGGCCGCCGGCCTGGCCGCGGTGCGGCGCACCGACGCGCACCTCACCGAGCTGCGCGGGACACTCTTCGATCCGGCGATCGACGACATCGACACGATGCTGGCGGCGCACGCGGCGTTCCACCGGGCGGTCGCCAAGTCCACCGGCAATCCGCTCTTCGAGCTGGTCGGAAGCCCGCTCTATCAGGCTTCGTACGGTGAGGAGGTGATCGGCGGGTTGCCCGAGGGCTACTGGAACCGGATCGACGCCGATCACCGTACGCTGCTGGAATGCCTGGCCGCGCAGGACGCCGAGGGCGCCACCCGGGTGGCCGCGCAGCACCTCGACTTCATCGCCGAGACCGTGCGCTGA
- a CDS encoding NAD(P)-dependent malic enzyme, producing MSFFSFELDPALAADPVFDLHRRGKMTMSATVPLASRDDLSLAYTPGVARVCEAIAEDESLYSDYTWTSNTVAVITDGSAVLGLGNIGPKAAMPVMEGKSVLFKQFGGVDSIPIVLDTQDVEGIIATVKAMAPSFGGINLEDISAPRCFEIEQRLDAELDIPVFHDDQHGTAVVTLAALRNAAKLLGRQFADLRVVVSGAGAAGVAITQTLIAAGVQGANMIVVDSRGIIHGERAGLTGKKAELAATTNFSGRTGGIAEALIGADVLVGVSGGNIPEEALAGMAPGAIIFALANPTPEVPPATAHKYAAIVATGRSDFPNQINNVLAFPGIFRGALDVQASTITDRMKVAAADAIAAIVADDLRPEAIVPSPLDPRVAPAVAAAVAAAAIEDGVARRTVAPAPAPAPAAAAPASAPAAAAPAPTSQLA from the coding sequence GTGTCTTTCTTCAGCTTCGAACTCGATCCCGCCCTGGCCGCCGATCCCGTCTTCGACCTGCACCGCCGGGGCAAGATGACGATGAGCGCGACCGTTCCGCTGGCCAGCCGCGACGACCTGTCCCTCGCCTACACGCCCGGCGTCGCCCGGGTCTGCGAGGCCATCGCCGAGGACGAGTCGCTCTACTCCGACTACACCTGGACCTCCAACACCGTCGCCGTGATCACCGACGGCTCCGCCGTTCTGGGCCTCGGCAACATCGGCCCGAAGGCCGCGATGCCCGTCATGGAGGGCAAGTCGGTCCTGTTCAAGCAGTTCGGCGGGGTCGACTCGATCCCGATCGTGCTGGACACCCAGGACGTCGAGGGCATCATCGCCACGGTCAAGGCGATGGCGCCGTCGTTCGGCGGGATCAACCTCGAGGACATCAGCGCGCCCCGCTGCTTCGAGATCGAGCAGCGCCTCGACGCCGAGCTCGACATCCCGGTCTTCCACGACGACCAGCACGGCACCGCGGTCGTCACCCTCGCCGCGCTGCGCAACGCCGCCAAGCTGCTCGGCCGGCAGTTCGCCGACCTGCGGGTCGTGGTCAGCGGCGCCGGAGCGGCCGGGGTCGCGATCACGCAGACCCTGATCGCGGCGGGTGTCCAGGGCGCCAACATGATCGTCGTCGACTCGCGCGGCATCATCCACGGCGAGCGGGCCGGTCTGACCGGGAAGAAGGCGGAGCTGGCGGCGACGACGAACTTCTCCGGGCGTACCGGGGGGATCGCCGAGGCGCTGATCGGCGCCGACGTGCTCGTCGGTGTCTCCGGCGGCAACATTCCGGAGGAGGCGCTGGCCGGCATGGCCCCCGGCGCGATCATCTTCGCGCTGGCCAACCCCACGCCGGAGGTTCCGCCGGCGACCGCACACAAGTACGCGGCGATCGTCGCGACCGGCCGCAGCGACTTCCCGAACCAGATCAACAACGTGCTGGCGTTCCCCGGCATCTTCCGCGGCGCGCTCGACGTCCAGGCGTCCACCATCACCGACCGGATGAAGGTGGCCGCGGCCGACGCGATCGCCGCGATCGTCGCCGACGACCTGCGCCCCGAGGCGATCGTGCCGTCGCCGCTGGACCCGCGGGTCGCCCCGGCAGTCGCGGCAGCCGTCGCCGCCGCCGCGATCGAGGACGGCGTCGCCCGCCGCACGGTGGCTCCGGCCCCGGCCCCGGCCCCGGCGGCCGCGGCCCCGGCTTCGGCCCCGGCTGCCGCGGCCCCGGCTCCGACCTCGCAGCTCGCCTGA
- a CDS encoding sirohydrochlorin chelatase produces MRPARLTPRGRDGLSGRPAVVLVAHGSRDPRAAVATESLARAVQVARPEWDVQASYLDHDGPRPLDILASLGTRRAVLVPLLLTAAYHGRVDLPAVVRAAESLPVSVTATDVLGPASPLLLAAVSRRLDAACRRLPETPLNADRGLSRLKGVSLEASRPPSGHVPLDEPLRMAGGDRGCSSSAGLDAVVLAAAGTRNAAARETVAAAAAALGARLGLPAAVGYASGPGGTAGEAVAALQGAGARRVGMAAYFLAPGLLYDVAVRSATQAGAVAIAEPLGAAPELVQLVIARAESNLDTPLAAAA; encoded by the coding sequence ATGCGGCCTGCACGTCTGACCCCCCGCGGCCGTGACGGCTTGTCCGGCCGGCCCGCGGTGGTCCTGGTGGCACACGGCAGCCGGGACCCCCGGGCCGCTGTGGCCACCGAGTCACTGGCCCGGGCGGTCCAGGTGGCCCGGCCGGAGTGGGACGTCCAGGCGTCCTACCTGGACCACGACGGCCCTCGCCCGCTCGACATCCTGGCCTCACTCGGCACCCGCCGCGCTGTCCTGGTGCCGCTGCTGCTGACTGCGGCGTACCACGGCCGTGTCGACCTGCCCGCGGTCGTCCGTGCCGCCGAATCCCTGCCGGTCTCGGTCACCGCTACCGATGTGCTGGGCCCGGCGTCGCCGCTGCTGCTCGCCGCGGTCAGCCGCCGTCTGGACGCTGCCTGCCGGCGTTTGCCGGAGACTCCGCTGAATGCCGACCGCGGCCTTTCGCGTTTGAAGGGCGTCTCGCTGGAGGCGAGCCGTCCGCCTTCGGGACACGTCCCGCTGGACGAGCCTCTGCGTATGGCAGGCGGCGACCGTGGGTGTTCGTCGAGTGCCGGCTTGGACGCCGTGGTGCTGGCTGCGGCCGGGACCCGGAATGCCGCTGCCCGCGAGACAGTCGCGGCGGCCGCGGCGGCGCTCGGTGCGCGCCTGGGGCTGCCGGCCGCGGTCGGTTACGCCTCCGGCCCGGGCGGCACCGCCGGAGAGGCCGTAGCCGCCCTACAAGGCGCCGGCGCCCGCCGGGTCGGGATGGCGGCCTACTTCCTGGCGCCCGGCCTGCTCTACGACGTAGCGGTCCGCTCCGCCACCCAAGCCGGCGCGGTGGCGATCGCCGAGCCGCTGGGCGCGGCCCCGGAGTTGGTCCAGCTCGTCATCGCGCGCGCTGAGTCGAACCTCGACACCCCGCTCGCTGCCGCGGCCTGA
- a CDS encoding ATP-binding protein, with protein MTQLIQTEPDVGDDVVLLTVPADGGYLGVLRTATAGLAARLHFALDEIEDLRIAVDEACAMLLAIATRGAELECRFAVTDDALTVEVTVSTVRGARLPSESSFAWKVLTALTTSAAAEANGRYATIRLLTRRTEF; from the coding sequence GTGACTCAGCTGATCCAGACGGAGCCTGACGTCGGAGACGACGTCGTACTGCTGACGGTCCCCGCCGACGGGGGTTACCTCGGCGTCCTCCGTACGGCTACCGCCGGCCTCGCCGCGCGACTGCACTTCGCGCTTGACGAGATCGAGGACCTGCGGATCGCTGTGGACGAGGCGTGCGCCATGTTGCTCGCGATCGCCACCCGCGGCGCCGAGCTGGAGTGCCGCTTCGCCGTCACCGACGACGCGCTGACCGTCGAGGTCACCGTCTCCACAGTGCGCGGCGCACGACTGCCCTCCGAGTCGTCCTTCGCGTGGAAGGTGCTGACCGCCCTCACCACGTCCGCCGCCGCCGAGGCGAACGGGCGGTATGCGACGATTCGCCTGCTCACCCGGCGTACCGAGTTCTGA
- a CDS encoding S26 family signal peptidase, which yields MRWQLPLFAVLVRGPSMAPTLRAGDALVVRRGGRVKAGDIVVAQFRSRPGLLVVKRAAETRDGGWWLIGDNEFVTDDSRAHGVADVIGRVIFRYYPRPFRLS from the coding sequence TTGAGGTGGCAATTACCACTGTTCGCCGTGCTCGTCCGGGGCCCCTCGATGGCGCCGACACTGCGGGCCGGGGACGCTCTCGTGGTCCGTCGCGGCGGGCGGGTGAAGGCCGGTGACATCGTCGTCGCACAGTTCCGGTCGAGGCCCGGTCTGCTGGTCGTCAAGCGGGCCGCCGAAACCCGTGACGGCGGGTGGTGGCTGATCGGTGACAACGAGTTCGTGACGGACGATTCCCGTGCTCACGGCGTCGCGGACGTCATCGGGCGTGTGATATTTCGCTACTACCCGAGACCGTTCCGGTTAAGTTAG